The following proteins are encoded in a genomic region of Pan troglodytes isolate AG18354 chromosome 2, NHGRI_mPanTro3-v2.0_pri, whole genome shotgun sequence:
- the CCK gene encoding cholecystokinin: protein MNSGVCLCVLMAVLAAGALTQPVPPADPAGSGLQRAEEAPRRQLRVSQRTDGESRAHLGALLARYIQQARKAPSGRMSVVKNLQNLDPSHRISDRDYMGWMDFGRRSAEEYEYPS, encoded by the exons ATGAACAGCGGCGTGTGCCTGTGCGTGCTGATGGCGGTACTGGCGGCTGGCGCCCTGACGCAGCCGGTGCCTCCCGCAGATCCCGCGGGCTCCGGGCTGCAGCGGGCAGAGGAGGCGCCCCGTAGGCAGCTGAGGGTATCGCAGAGAACGGATGGCGAGTCCCGAGCGCACCTGGGCGCCCTGCTGGCAAGATACATCCAGCAGGCCCGGAAAG CTCCTTCTGGACGAATGTCCGTCGTTAAGAACCTGCAGAACCTGGACCCCAGCCACAGGATAAGTGACCGGGACTACATGGGCTGGATGGATTTTGGCCGTCGCAGTGCCGAGGAGTATGAGTACCCCTCCTAA